Genomic DNA from Halobaculum sp. MBLA0147:
TAAGTGATGATTCACCCGTCGATAGACTTCCACGTGATCTTACTGCCGCGCATCTCTGAAACACTGACCTCTCAGACGCGGATTTCTCCAGTTCCAACCTCTCCGACGCAGATCTCTTCGGTGCCGACCTTGCCGGTGCCAACCTCACCGACGCAGATCTCTTCGGTGCCGACCTTGCCGGTGCCAACCTCACCGACGCAGACCTCGTCAGTGCCGACCTCTCAAACGCGAACCTCCATGGTGCCGACCTCGCCGGTGCCAACCTCTCCGACGCAGATCTCTTCGGTGCCGACCTCTCCGACGCGGAACTCTCCGGTGCCGACCTCCCAAACACCAACCTTCACGATGCCGACCTCTCCGACACACACCTCTTTGCTGCTGAACTCTCCACCGCGGACCTCTCTAGCGCGGACTTCTCCGACGCAAATCTTCTTTCTGCCGACCTCTCCGACGCAAGCCTCGTCGGTGCCGACCTCTCAAACGCGACCCTCCAGCATGCCGACCTTTCCGACGCAGACCTTGTCAGTGCCGACCTCTCCGAAACAAACCTCATCCGTGCCGACCTAACAAATGCTGACCTCCGCGGTACGAGATTTTTCCGCGTATCTCTCTCGCGTGCCACGACGATCACTGAACACCGGGATCGGGCCCTTCCAGAAGAAGTGGATGACACAAACACCGGGTCACTCATTTTAGACTGGGTCCGTCCCACATACGACCCGACCGTGTATGACGAAATTGGTCGGATAGAACACGAACTCCGCCGGGCGTACAGCAATAATGGACTCACAGGACAGGCGCGGACCGCTCGCGTCCGAGAGCGAAAAGCCCGGCGACGAGAGGCGTTCGCTGAGGGGGGAGCACGAGGGAAAATCGCATGGCTCTGGTCGATTCTGGCGCAGGTGTTCACCGGCTACGGGATACAGCTTCGCTGGATTCTCGCTATGATGATCCTGCTGTATACTGGCTCGGCGGTCGTTTACTCGACGGTCGGCGGAATGGCCCCTGTCGAGAGTCTCTACTATAGTATCGTGACGTTCACCACCTCACCACCGGAGCCCGCACCGACCAGCCTACCAATGCGAGCCGTCGCCGGATTCGAAACGTTCGCCGGCACCGCGGCGATTGTGTTCCTCGGCTATGTCCTCGGCACCCGTGAGCAGGTGTGACCTCACTCATGCCGAGCCGGTTTGCACAGTCCCGCCGACTGTCGCTCACCTTGCGGGAACGAGTGTTACCGTTCACGATGAACGTACGTCAGAATCCGCGACCCGACGCATAGCGACACCCGCTGTAATAAGGAGGTCGCTCACGGGTGGTGATTCGGCCCTAAAATACGGATGGGTTGGGGCGGATTTGAACCGCCGGCCTCCTCCATGTCAAGGAGGTGTCATAACCGGGCTAGACTACCAACCCGTGCCGTCTCGCTTGCAACCCAGAGTATCGCAGGTACACATTTGAACCCTTCGAACCACACCGAGGGCGTCGGGGTGTCTCACACCGACACGAGGGTTCAAACCGGAAGCCGGGACCACACACGCCGTGCTCGCGATCACCGGCGGCAAGGGCGGCACCGGCACCACGACCACGGCGCTGGGACTCGGCGTCGCACTCGCGGGGCCGACACTCGTCGTCGACGGCGACTGGGCCGTGCCGGACCTCCACCGCCTGGCCGGCGTGACGCGCCACGGCGACGACCCACCGCCAGACTCCGAGGCACTCTGGCGCACTGCGACACCGGCTTCGGCCCGACACACGAGGGTGAACGCCGGTCCCGACTCACCACCCGACGACGAGGACACACGCTCCGGAGGGACGCGCGTCCTCGCGCCACCGGCAGACACGGACGCGACGGACCGAAAGGCGTGGTTCCGAGGCTGTCGCCGTACGGACGCCCGCGTGCTCGTCGACTGTCCGTCCGGCGTCGGTCCGCCGACGGCGACACTGCTCCGGATCGCGGACGGCACGATACCAGTGACGACCGCCTGCGCGCCCGCGGTGCGCGACACGCGGAAGACGACCCGCGCCGCCGCGGCACTCGGCACGCCCACAGTCGCCACTGTCGTCACCCGCGCTCGGACGGTCCCGCCGCCACTCGCCAGAGCCGACGCCGGCCCGTCTGTCACCGTCCCGGCGGTCGCCGCTCCCGTGCTCCAGACGCCGTCGGTGCGCGCGGCCTACGACGGGTTGGCTGACCGCCTCGCGGCGACCGACGCAGACCACTGGGTGTGACGCCGGTGGCCACAGTTGTCACAGCGGTACAGCGCGAATCCCACTCGTCTAGGGATGGGAGGAAGAGCGAACACCTCGTCGAACATCCACCGGCGATGGCTGGTTACCAATTCCACCGTAACTACTATACTCGACACAAATAAACGAAGTATTGGCCGATCGGCATGGCGTTCACGGAACGACCACGCGACAAAGGCACTCGTCGCGGCCACCGTGATAGCGACGAGAAAACCGCTCCGTCGGGTGGTCGCGTGGCTTCCGCCGTGGGCGGATGCGAGGTCCAGCATGGATTGCTGTACCACGGGACCACTGAGCCGCAGGCGGTTGCGCGACCTCCGCGTTCGGTCGGACGAGCGGGCCACGTCCACGCGAGACACGCGCTTCCCGTGGGTTGGGTCGCCCGTCAGGAGGCCCCGAAGTCAGCGGCACCGACCGCGAGTGGTAGCTCCATGCTCCCCCGTCGCCGTGGCGTCGACAAGACGCTCTGCGTCTCGTCCGCACACCAGAACGCGTCACGTTCCGATGACGGTAGAGCACGAGCCGACTGGCAATTAAATTGCCGACGTGGGTGGCCCACCACCGACGCAAGCCCACGGATTTAACAATGGGTACCTGACGGAATTGTTAACCGCCCCGACAGACTGCCACACGGCATGGACGACTGGGAACGACGGACGGTGCAGTACGTCGGGTTCGTCGTGGGGGTCGTCGTCGTGTTCTCGCTGGTGTACGACGCCGGGATGTCCGCCTTCGAGGGGCGACCGATCCCGTTCTTGCGGGCCGTCCGCGTCGTCGTCGAGACGTTCACGACGACCGGGTACGGGTCGGACGCCCCGTGGTCGACCGACGCGATGCGACTGTTGGTCATCGGGATGGACGTGACGGGTGTCGTGCTCATCTTCCTCGCACTCCCGGTGTTGGTGTTCCCGGTACTCGAGGAGGCACTCTCGACGACGGTCCCGACGGCGGTCGACGACGACCTCTCGGACCACGTCGTGATCTGTACGCACAACGCCCGCGCCGCGACGCTGATCTCGGAGCTGAACTCGTGGGACCAGCCGTACGTGATCGTCGAACCGGATCGCGAGACCGCGACGGAGTTGTACGAGGACGGCCACCGCGTCATCCACCAGGAGGTCGTCAGCGTCGACGGGCTGGAACGCGCCAACCTCGCCGACGCGCGGGCCGTCGTCGCAGACATCTCCGACACCGTCGACACGAGTATCGTGTTGACCGCCAAGGAGATCGACGAGGACGTGCCGGTCGTGAGCGTCGTCGAGGAGCCGGACAGCGCGCGGTACCACGAACTGGCCGGCGCGGACGTGGTGTTGTCGCCACGACCACTGCTCGGGGAGAGTCTCGCCCGGAAGGTGACCACCGGCGTCTCGACGGATCTGGGCGAGGCGGTAGAACTCGGCGAGGACTTCGACATCGTGGAACTCCCGGTCTCGCGTGGCAGCGACCTCGTCGGCTCGACGCTCGCCGAGAGTGGGATCCGCGAACGGACGGGGGTCAACGTGATCGGGGCGTGGTTCCGGGGCGACTTCCAGAGTCCGCCACCGCCGAACGCCCGACTCGACGGCTCGACCGTCCTGTTGGTCACCGGTCGACCGGACCAACTGGAGGAACTCAGACAGGTGACCTCCTCGGACGTGCGCCGGTTCACGTCCGGCGAGACGGTGATCGTCGGCTACGGCGAGGTCGGCAGCCGGATCGGCGAGGCGCTGGAGGCCGCGGACATCGAACACACCGTCATCGACGTGGAGGACAAACCCGGCGTGGACGTGGTCGGGGACGCGACGGACCCGGAGGTGCTGGAGGCGGCAGGTGTCCACGGCGCTCGCTCGGTCGTCCTGGCGCTCCCCGACGACACGCTCGCCGAGTTCGTCGCGTTGATCGTTCGCGACCACACCCCCGACACGGAGATCGTCGCCCGGGTCGAACAGCCCGAGGCGATGGGGAAGATGTACCGCGCCGGTGCCGACTACGTCCTCGCGTTGGCCTCCGTCACCGGTCGCATGACCGCCTCGGCGGTGTTGGACGACGAGGACGTACTCTCGCCGGACACACAGGTCGACGTGATCCGGACCGAGGCGCCCGGCCTCGTCGGCCGGACGCTGGGTGACGCCGACGTGCGCTCGCGGACCGGGTGTACCGTCGTCGCGGTCGAACGGAACGGCGACGTCCTCACCGACGTGGGTCCGACGTTCCGGGTCGAGGCCGGCGACAGACTGGTGATCGCCGGCACCGACGAGGGGACGAACCGCTTCCAAGAGATCCTCGGGTGACTCCCCCGGACGATCCCACCCGTCACCTCGCCGACACACTACCCGTAGTCGCGGACGCGTCGACCGACGTGCGCGATCACGACTGTTCGGTTCCGTGACACGTCCGAGACGGCGGACGTACAACCAAACATTCGGCGCGGAACAAGTTTTCTCCTCTCTAGAGGTAGCTAGTAGAAAGTACTTGAGTGTCGGTCCCTACCGTCCAGCGTATGACCGCAGTCGTCACTGGGGGCACGGACAGAGCGGTCGAGGTGGGATTCGTGTTACGCGACCGGTCACACCCGTTCGTCGGGGTGACGGCGGCACTCGACTGTGAACTGCGACTCCGTCGACTGGTGCCGCGTGGCCCCGACAGGTGTGCACAGTACGTCGAACTCACCGGCGCCGATCCCGAACGAGCGGAGGCGTACTTCGCCGAGGCGATCTCGGGGGAGGGTGAGGAGTCGGGAGCCCAGATCAGTCTCACGCGCGTCACCCTGTTGGAGCGCCGCGAGGACGGAGGCCTGTTCGAGTTCGTCACCGACGACAGGTGTCCGCTGGCGGAGTTGTGTCGGCTCGGCGGTGTCCCGACGAGCGTCGTCGCGACGGACGGGTACGCCCGGATCGACGCCGAGGTGACTCCGGCGAGAGATCCCGAGGCACTGATCGCGGCGTTCCGAGAGCGGTACGACGCGGAGCTCACGCGCAAGTGCCGCCGCGAGGACGCGACGGTCGCGACCGGGGACCGTGGCCTCCGCGAGCGGGTGGTATCGTGTCTCACCGACCGCCAGCGCGACGTGTTGTTCGCCGCGTTCGAGGCGGGATACTTCGACAGCCCGCGTCGGATCAGTGCCACCGAACTCGCCGACAGACTCGACATCGCCGCGCCGACGCTCCACGAACACCTCCGGACGGCAGAACGGAAACTCGTCGCACACCTCGCCGACGCACGGTCCGGGCTGGACGGCCACGGCCCCGTCTCGACACCGGGCTCGTGACGACGCCACGGAGTCGGAGCCAGTGACGAGCGAGCACACTGGACGACTCGCTCGCCGCCGCTCGTCGCGTCTCTCACCTGCTCGCCTCGTCTCGCGACCGTTCTCGTCGTCCGACGACCACGGGAAGACACTTACCAGTCGACCGCCTACGGTGTGGTATGCGGGAACGAATCACACGGACGGTCGACAGGGCGAAGTACGCGGCGGTCGGCGGCGCCGTCGGTGGCGCGGTCGGCGGTCTGTTCGGACGGAACGCGGCGAGCTCCGGCGCGGCGGCCGGTGCACTCGTCGGTGCGACGGTCGGCGAGAAGCGCTCGCGTGTCGAACGACTCGTCGACCGCTCCGGCGTCGACGGGGTCGTCGACGTGGTCAAGACGAGCGCGCGACGAGGTCGACGCACGGCCGAGACCGAGGCCGAGTAGTCCACCAGTCGGACGGCGGGTCTCACTGAACCGGAGTGCCTGTGGTCTCGCGCACGCCTCCTGCCTTCGGTAGCGTCGTGACCCAAGAGTCAAGCCGAGCCTCCGCCACGGCCCGGTATGGACTCCGACACGGAGCCGTCGTCGTTCGTCTTCGAGGGCGGCGAGGTCCCGCCGGGCGAGACGGAACACGTCTGGTTCCCCGTCAGCGAGACGTACCTCGGGGAGCCGGTGACGACGCCGGTCACGGTGATCAACGGCGCTCGCGCCGGCCCGACGGTGTTCCTCACGGCGGCGGTCCACGGCGACGAGCTGAACGGCGTCGAGGTGGTCCGCGAGGTGGCCCGAGAGTGGGACCACGACGGAATCTGCGGCACGCTCGTCTGTCTGCCGGTCGTCAACACACTCGGGTTCGTCACCCAACAGCGGTACCTCCCGGTGCAGGAGCGCGACCTCAACCGAGCCTTCCCCGGGAAGGCTGGCTCGACGGGAGCGAAACGGATCGCACACCGCCTCTACGAGAACTTCCTCTCGCAGTGTGACTTCGGGCTCGACTTCCACACGTCGACGCGGGGCCGGACGAACATGTTCCACGTCCGTGCCGACATGTCCGACGACGCCGTGGCGCGACTCGCCCGTGCGTTCGGCTCGAACATGATCCTCGACACGGACGGCTCCGAGGGGATGCTCCGTCGAGAACTCTCCGAGGCCGGTGTCCCGACGATCACCGTCGAGATGGGACAGGCCCACCGGTTCGAACGCCGTCTGATCGACCACGCCTTGGACGGCGTCGAGAGCGTGTTCGCCGAGTACGAGATCTACCCGACCGAGGACGTCCGCTGGCCGGGGTGGCGGACGGTGATCTCCGGGTGGGAGGACAAGACGTGGCTCCGCGCGGACGTGGGTGGCCTCGTCGAGGTCCACGCCGACCGCGGCGCGCTGGTCGCCGAGGGAGACCGCATCTGTACCATCACGAACCCGTTCAAGACGGAGAAGACGGTCGTCGAAGCCCCGTTCGGCGGCGTCGTCGTCGGCGTGTTGGAGAACCCGGTCGTCTCGCCGGGCAACCCGCTGTGTCACCTCGCGAACGTCGACGACAACGTCCGCCGGGCCATCGAACTCCACCGCAGCCAGCCCAGTCCGGCCGGTGGTGACGTGCCGGCCGCAGAGGAGTGACGGAGAGTCGGGGTCCGTCGTCGACACCGCTCCCGGAACACCAACGTCGGTTTCCCGTTCGCAAGGTATTTTTTCCATGACCCGAAAGAGACGGTCATGAGTTCCTCGTCGACGGCCGACCGCATCCTCGACGTGTTGGAGGCCGACGCACAGGCCTCCTACGCGGAGATCGCGGAGCGGGCGGACGTGTCGAAACCCACCGTCAGGAAGTACATCGAACAGTTGGAGGACGACGGCGTGATCGTCGGCTACTCCGCCGAGCTGGACCCGAAGAAGCTCTCCGGCCGGACCATCGCCATCGTCGGGATCGAAGTCGAGAGCGACCACTACGTCGCG
This window encodes:
- a CDS encoding TrkA family potassium uptake protein gives rise to the protein MDDWERRTVQYVGFVVGVVVVFSLVYDAGMSAFEGRPIPFLRAVRVVVETFTTTGYGSDAPWSTDAMRLLVIGMDVTGVVLIFLALPVLVFPVLEEALSTTVPTAVDDDLSDHVVICTHNARAATLISELNSWDQPYVIVEPDRETATELYEDGHRVIHQEVVSVDGLERANLADARAVVADISDTVDTSIVLTAKEIDEDVPVVSVVEEPDSARYHELAGADVVLSPRPLLGESLARKVTTGVSTDLGEAVELGEDFDIVELPVSRGSDLVGSTLAESGIRERTGVNVIGAWFRGDFQSPPPPNARLDGSTVLLVTGRPDQLEELRQVTSSDVRRFTSGETVIVGYGEVGSRIGEALEAADIEHTVIDVEDKPGVDVVGDATDPEVLEAAGVHGARSVVLALPDDTLAEFVALIVRDHTPDTEIVARVEQPEAMGKMYRAGADYVLALASVTGRMTASAVLDDEDVLSPDTQVDVIRTEAPGLVGRTLGDADVRSRTGCTVVAVERNGDVLTDVGPTFRVEAGDRLVIAGTDEGTNRFQEILG
- a CDS encoding succinylglutamate desuccinylase/aspartoacylase family protein; the encoded protein is MDSDTEPSSFVFEGGEVPPGETEHVWFPVSETYLGEPVTTPVTVINGARAGPTVFLTAAVHGDELNGVEVVREVAREWDHDGICGTLVCLPVVNTLGFVTQQRYLPVQERDLNRAFPGKAGSTGAKRIAHRLYENFLSQCDFGLDFHTSTRGRTNMFHVRADMSDDAVARLARAFGSNMILDTDGSEGMLRRELSEAGVPTITVEMGQAHRFERRLIDHALDGVESVFAEYEIYPTEDVRWPGWRTVISGWEDKTWLRADVGGLVEVHADRGALVAEGDRICTITNPFKTEKTVVEAPFGGVVVGVLENPVVSPGNPLCHLANVDDNVRRAIELHRSQPSPAGGDVPAAEE
- a CDS encoding MinD/ParA family protein translates to MLAITGGKGGTGTTTTALGLGVALAGPTLVVDGDWAVPDLHRLAGVTRHGDDPPPDSEALWRTATPASARHTRVNAGPDSPPDDEDTRSGGTRVLAPPADTDATDRKAWFRGCRRTDARVLVDCPSGVGPPTATLLRIADGTIPVTTACAPAVRDTRKTTRAAAALGTPTVATVVTRARTVPPPLARADAGPSVTVPAVAAPVLQTPSVRAAYDGLADRLAATDADHWV
- a CDS encoding bacterio-opsin activator domain-containing protein, translating into MTAVVTGGTDRAVEVGFVLRDRSHPFVGVTAALDCELRLRRLVPRGPDRCAQYVELTGADPERAEAYFAEAISGEGEESGAQISLTRVTLLERREDGGLFEFVTDDRCPLAELCRLGGVPTSVVATDGYARIDAEVTPARDPEALIAAFRERYDAELTRKCRREDATVATGDRGLRERVVSCLTDRQRDVLFAAFEAGYFDSPRRISATELADRLDIAAPTLHEHLRTAERKLVAHLADARSGLDGHGPVSTPGS
- a CDS encoding winged helix-turn-helix transcriptional regulator, with amino-acid sequence MSSSSTADRILDVLEADAQASYAEIAERADVSKPTVRKYIEQLEDDGVIVGYSAELDPKKLSGRTIAIVGIEVESDHYVAATRGLKEVDAIERLYTSSGDHMFMAEVRAEDGEDLGNVISDHVLAVEGVEAAHPSVLQERLK